A single Aspergillus chevalieri M1 DNA, chromosome 3, nearly complete sequence DNA region contains:
- the CHS7 gene encoding chitin synthase export chaperone (COG:U;~EggNog:ENOG410PGXD;~InterPro:IPR022057;~PFAM:PF12271;~TransMembrane:7 (o48-72i84-101o113-139i151-172o184-207i219-239o251-272i)): MGFGEFNAICQKAAVPLCSLVGPASSISGATGIIPNCYARNIELANTIIFEGAASFMHIIALVMTVIMILHVRSKFTAVGRKEIITFFYIYMALTIVSLIVDAGVVPPRSSPFPYFVAVQNGLVSALCTCLLVNGFVGFQLYEDGTALSVWLLRLTSVTMFAICFLVSLLTFKSKGGLSPTNTIGLFLVLYVFNAICVAVYLIMQLFLVMNTLDDRWPLGHIAFGVLVFIAGQVILYAFGDTICNKVQHYLDGLFFATFCNLLAVMMVYKFWDYITKEDLEFSVGIKPNNWEVKELLPGDERRTSLYQDSDYANSWHHRSSSYGR, translated from the exons ATGGGGTTTGGGGAATTTAATGCAATATGCCAGAAGGCAGCGGTCCCTCTATGTTCTTTGGTGGGACCAGCCTCGTCGATATCAGGCGCAACCGGCATCATACCCAATTGTTATGCGCGGAACATTGAGTTGGCCAATACGATCATCTTTGAGGGCGCTGCTTCATTTATGCACATTATTGCCCTGGTTATGACGGTTATTATGATTCTGCATGTCAGATCCAAGTTTACTGCAGTTG GCCGCAAGGAAATTATTACATTCTTTTATATATACATGGCCTTAACGATCGTCTCTCTAATCGTCGACGCAGGTGTCGTTCCCCCAAGAAGTAGTCCTTTCCCCTATTTCGTCGCTGTCCAGAATGGCCTGGTTTCCGCGCTATGCACCTGCTTACTCGTCAACGGGTTTGTGGGCTTCCAGCTCTACGAGGACGGCACTGCACTGTCAGTCTGGCTTCTACGACTGACTTCTGTGACTATGTTCGCTATATGCTTTCTCGTGTCTCTCTTGACCTTCAAATCGAAGGGAGGGCTGAGTCCCACCAATACCATTGGCTTGTTCTTGGTCCTCTATGTCTTCAATGCAATATGCGTTGCGGTATACTTGATTATGCAGCTCTTCTTGGTCATGAATACCCTCGACGACCGCTGGCCGCTGGGCCACATTGCCTTTGGTGTCCTTGTTTTCATCGCCGGACAGGTTATTCTCTATGCTTTCGGCGATACGATCTGTAATAAGGTCCAGCACTACCTGGACGGCCTTTTCTTTGCTACGTTCTGCAACCTTTTGGCAGTGATGATGGTATACAAG TTCTGGGACTATATCACCAAGGAAGACCTCGAATTCTCGGTGGGCATTAAGCCCAACAACTGGGAAGTCAAAGAGCTTCTCCCAGGCGATGAGCGACGAACATCACTATACCAGGATTCGGACTATGCTAATAGCTGGCACCACCGGTCTTCGAGCTATGGCCGttaa
- a CDS encoding esterase/lipase family protein (COG:S;~EggNog:ENOG410PI6G;~InterPro:IPR029058;~TransMembrane:2 (i242-261o273-289i)), whose amino-acid sequence MNKTILIVLIHGFKGDDATFGEFPEHLRSLIRRKLPAVNVVTIVYPKYETRGDLRECVGMFREWLQDKVIDLEVANRTASPTVDPSVHVFLVGHSMGGIVAADTLLLLASERPITPEESLDDASSQISTNSHDSTVAHCPRLVEPSDYMFPHVQGVIAFDTPYLGIAPGVVSYNAEGHYKTATSAYNAISEVAGFFGWGKSNNESAASQQKATTTVTQTSTGQTSTATDAAATPSWQRWGRYAMFAGAAGAVAAGGAAAMYTNRDRLTDGWGWVSSHLSFVGCLARPAALRRRLARLSKVRRERNIGCTNFYTALGDGASSLVEPPKEGQTQFGQKIIRSKNRTFCTLPTEEEEAEPGLGWVKAQNNQVKNEVSAHVSMFSQRANPAFHELVDNAGRLLVKSIDKDWYASARGPIEEINEGSSRSRHKDDGRFRHENNCRSRHEGSSRSSRHGSRHESSRSSRNSHHGSSRSNRSSRHGSSHGGSSHSSRVSRPGNRRRDTDSPFMSGDDVVMIN is encoded by the exons GGCTTCAAG GGCGACGATGCTACATTTGGCGAGTTCCCAGAGCACCTACGTTCACTGATTAGACGAAAACTTCCCGCTGTCAATGTCGTTACGATAGTGTATCCCAAATACGAGACTCGAGGGGATTTGAGAGAATGCGTGGGCATGTTCCGGGAATG GCTGCAAGATAAAGTAATCGATTTGGAAGTGGCAAATCGGACTGCATCGCCTACTGTTGACCCCTCAGTCCATGTCTTCCTGGTTGGTCATTCGATGGGCGGCATAGTAGCAGCAGATACACTTCTGCTACTGGCGTCAGAACGACCCATAACCCCTGAAGAGTCACTGGATGATGCATCAAGTCAAATATCGACAAATTCGCACGACTCGACGGTTGCTCACTGCCCCCGCCTCGTGGAACCCAGTGATTATATGTTCCCTCATGTCCAAGGAGTGATTGCATTCGATACACCTTACTTGGGAATAGCACCAGGGGTTGTTTCATATAATGCTGAAGGGCATTATAAAACAGCCACGTCAGCATACAATGCGATTTCAGAAGTAGCTGGCTTTTTCGGGTGGGGGAAGAGTAACAATGAGTCTGCCGCCAGTCAACAAAAAGCAACGACGACAGTTACCCAAACATCGACGGGTCAAACAAGCACCGCTACCGATGCTGCTGCCACGCCGTCCTGGCAACGATGGGGTCGGTACGCCATGTTTGCGGGAGCTGCAGGCGCCGTTGCTGCAGGCGGAGCAGCAGCAATGTATACAAACCGTGACCGCCTAACAGACGGATGGGGCTGGGTATCGTCTCATTTATCGTTCGTTGGGTGTTTGGCGCGTCCCGCAGCGCTACGTCGGCGTCTAGCTCGGTTATCGAAGGTGCGCCGAGAACGCAACATAGGCTGCACAAATTTCTACACTGCACTGGGAGATGGTGCAAGTTCGCTGGTAGAACCACCGAAGGAGGGACAGACACAATTTGGCCAGAAAATCATACGGTCGAAAAACCGCACCTTTTGCACCCTCCccaccgaagaagaagaggcaGAACCGGGACTGGGATGGGTTAAAGCTCAAAACAACCAAGTCAAGAACGAAGTCAGTGCCCATGTCAGCATGTTCTCTCAGAGGGCAAACCCGGCTTTCCATGAGCTTGTTGATAATGCGGGAAGGTTGCTGGTCAAATCAATTGACAAGGATTGGTACGCTTCTGCGAGGGGTCCAATAGAGGAAATCAACGAAGGATCTTCACGCTCTCGACATAAAGATGATGGCCGTTTTCGACATGAAAATAATTGCCGTTCTCGACACGAGGGCAGTAGCCGCAGCAGTCGTCACGGCAGTCGTCACGAGAGTAGTCGCAGCAGTCGCAATAGTCACCATGGCAGCAGTCGGAGCAACCGCAGCAGCCGTCATGGCAGTAGTCATGGTGGCAGTAGTCATTCCAGTCGTGTCAGCCGCCCGGGCAATCGTCGAAGAGACACAGACAGCCCCTTCATGAGTGGGGATGATGTCGTGATGATCAATTGA